From the genome of Mustela lutreola isolate mMusLut2 chromosome 16, mMusLut2.pri, whole genome shotgun sequence, one region includes:
- the SSC5D gene encoding soluble scavenger receptor cysteine-rich domain-containing protein SSC5D isoform X2, which yields MRVLACLIAALMGIQAVERLRLADGPHGCAGRLEVWHSGRWGTVCDDGWDLRDAAVACRELGCGGALAAPGGAFFGEGSGPVWLSELACRGSEGQLGLCPHRGWKAHICSHEEDAGVVCAGQRVANSRDGEDPPSILEEDLWPGPSGELSPGSQEPPVTHAPRQAGTPQNNSRKKSLKPVKQPKSTRAPMLTAGAPRQERLRLVSGPHGCSGRLEVWHGGRWGTVCDDGWDLRDAAVACRELGCGSALAAPGGARFGPGSGPVWMDDVGCGGGEQALRDCPRSPWGRSNCDHSEDAGLVCTGPAPRLRLADGPHGCAGRLEVWHSGRWGTVCDDAWDLRDATVACRELGCGGALAAPGGAFFGEGAGPILLDDLRCRGNETALRFCPTRPWGQHDCHHREDAGAVCDGMPLGYVPPTAPAADSNRSSSQEAVSRPSAPTGSLSLGTADILPPPASPTVPRETGPEAGSPQLRLVAGPSRCSGRLEVWHNGLWGTVCDDSWDLQDSAVVCRELGCGRARQQDPAAGRFGWGAGPIWLDDVGCLGTEASLSECPASPWGKHNCAHNEDVGISCTDTPGLDSISDPFSWSWIPGLGRDPDAWLPGELTTKPPAKLTPSVPEKTTTKAPGKNPKGTKKWVTKNARRLTTQPSVIPTTKHSRVLGTQRPPELTSQTTTTLTTEASRRTVSESTARLSTEAPHRMTSHTTATRTPRAPRERTAKTVATPTTQSPREITSEATVEQIPLASTEPSTETPTQGSPDSSKDPAPSPTGSTARGSGPFRVRLADGPNRCAGRLEVWHAGRWGTVCDDSWDLRDSTVACWELGCGRVRSRVGKTHYGPGTGPIWLDDVGCKGIEASLSDCPAGAWGQHNCDHEEDVGLTCTGHADEDDYPPWTWDPTSGEDLAKLTTTAGVPGHTLSWGTTKSPGAPSPATRRLPDTGNEDSYEPSWTWDTPSGGAPPEGTPTAGRPGSTLTTATTQSPGRPSSAPRIRGDTGSLRKLWPDRRLQRPTAARTAPPAASPAPSASPEPPGPPVTLDSAPRLIPEAASRRGVTSDPPDTSTPNPDLASQMNSDLTLTTPGLTLSTPEGAVTPALIPDLSPTPPPTLPKELTSDPSAPSVVTHLSSTSELTPESDTTPNLGTAPYANTFPDHSKSPDSSINPHPTGTPHSTLTSQPMTTPHSATTPPLTRTPQPTTPPQPTISLQPTTSIQPTTTPQPTISLQPTTSIQPTTTPHPTMTPQSTASPPTTTPHPITNPYPATTPHPTMTLHSTTSTHPSMTADPTSTPMITTKSILTSSGTELFSPTPAPTVKSSLHPWLTSTGSSHLSTSKMSSLAPFPNSESSHSRPSPAPSVDTLSTDDFEPPRSQSPKPSPPPPQTPHSASDPTVTSDLHLSSMALPLGQPFPDHLTPRPTPGQSPDPLGPCMAPTPPVRVMACEPPALVELVAAVREVGGQLQRLTQVLEKEQQQRQALGLGLTQLVEATRNLGQLGEVVKRLAEGAWPPSTSAPATTTPEEEERPLRGDV from the exons ATGAGGGTCTTGGCCTGCCTTATCG CGGCTCTGATGGGGATCCAGGCTGTTG AGCGGCTGCGTCTGGCTGACGGCCCCCATGGGTGTGCCGGCCGCCTGGAGGTCTGGCACAGCGGCCGCTGGGGGACCGTGTGCGACGATGGATGGGACCTGCGGGACGCCGCTGTGGCCTGCCGGGAGCTGGGCTGCGGGGGTGCACTGGCCGCCCCTGGAGGTGCCTTTTTCGGGGAGGGCTCGGGGCCTGTGTGGCTGAGTGAGCTGGCCTGCCGGGGCAGCGAGGGACAGCTGGGGCTCTGTCCCCACCGCGGCTGGAAGGCCCACATTTGCTCCCATGAGGAGGACGCGGGCGTCGTTTGTGCAG GTCAGCGAGTGGCCAACTCCAGGGACGGGGAGGATCCGCCTTCCATCCTGGAGGAGGACCTCTGGCCAGGGCCGTCTGGGGAGCTGAGCCCTGGCTCTCAGGAGCCTCCTGTGACCCATG CCCCCCGCCAAGCTGGGACCCCACAGAACAACTCCAGGAAGAAGAGCCTGAAGCCAGTCAAGCAGCCCAAATCCACCAGGGCCCCCATGCTAACGGCTGGAGCTCCCCGACAGG aGCGGCTGCGCCTCGTCTCAGGCCCCCACGGGTGCTCCGGGCGCCTGGAGGTGTGGCACGGCGGCCGCTGGGGGACTGTGTGCGATGACGGATGGGACCTGCGGGACGCTGCTGTCGCCTGCCGGGAGCTGGGCTGCGGGAGCGCACTAGCCGCCCCCGGAGGCGCCAGATTTGGCCCAGGCTCGGGGCCTGTGTGGATGGATGACGTGGGGTGTggaggcggggagcaggctctgcGGGACTGTCCCCGGAGCCCCTGGGGTCGGAGCAACTGTGACCACAGCGAGGACGCAGGGCTGGTCTGCACTG GCCCAGCTCCCCGGCTGCGTCTAGCTGATGGACCCCACGGGTGTGCGGGCCGCCTGGAGGTGTGGCACAGCGGCCGCTGGGGGACGGTGTGCGATGATGCCTGGGACTTGCGGGATGCCACTGTGGCCTGCCGGGAGCTGGGCTGCGGGGGCGCGCTGGCCGCCCCTGGGGGTGCCTTCTTCGGGGAAGGGGCTGGACCCATCCTCCTGGATGACCTTCGATGCCGGGGTAACGAGACAGCCCTGCGATTCTGCCCCACACGGCCCTGGGGCCAGCATGACTGTCACCACCGGGAGGACGCCGGGGCCGTGTGTGATG GTATGCCTCTGGGGTATGTCCCCCCCACGGCCCCAGCAGCAGACAGCAATCGCTCTTCGTCCCAGGAGGCAGTGTCCAGGCCCTCGGCCCCCACAGGGAGCCTGTCCCTAGGCACAGCAGACATCctacctcctcctgcctcccccactgtCCCTCGGGAGACTGGACCGGAAGCTG GGTCCCCCCAGCTGCGCCTGGTGGCAGGACCCAGCAGGTGTTCGGGCCGGCTGGAGGTGTGGCACAATGGACTCTGGGGGACGGTGTGTGATGACAGCTGGGACCTGCAGGACTCAGCCGTGGTCTGCCGGGAGCTGGGCTGTGGCAGAGCTCGGCAGCAGGACCCTGCAGCTGGCCGCTTTGGCTGGGGGGCTGGCCCCATCTGGCTGGATGACGTGGGGTGCTTGGGGACCGAGGCCTCACTCTCAGAATGCCCCGCTTCGCCCTGGGGGAAGCACAACTGTGCTCACAATGAAGATGTTGGAATCTCCTGCACTG ACACTCCTGGCCTGGACTCCATCTCAGACCCCTTCAGCTGGAGCTGGATCCCTGGCCTGGGTAGAGATCCGGATGCCTGGCTCCCTGGGGAGCTGACAACCAAGCCCCCAGCAAAGCTGACCCCCAGTGTTCCTGAGAAAACCACCACCAAAGCCCCAGGGAAAAACCCCAAGGGTACTAAGAAGTGGGTGACCAAAAATGCAAGGAGACTGACCACTCAGCCCTCCGTGATTCCAACCACTAAacactccagggtcctgggcacCCAGAGGCCACCTGAACTGACCTCACAGACCACCACGACCCTGACCACTGAGGCCTCCCGAAGAACAGTTTCTGAGTCTACCGCCAGGTTGAGCACTGAAGCCCCCCACAGGATGACCTCACATACTACTGCAACACGGACTCCCCGGGCCCCCCGAGAACGGACTGCCAAGACCGTGGCAACACCGACCACTCAAAGCCCCCGAGAAATAACCTCTGAGGCCACAGTGGAGCAAATCCCTCTGGCCTCCACGGAGCCATCCACTGAGACCCCAACACAAGGTTCTCCAGACTCTTCCAAagacccagccccctcccccactgggaGCACCGCTAGGGGATCAG GCCCGTTCCGGGTGCGTCTGGCCGATGGGCCCAACCGGTGTGCTGGCCGGCTGGAAGTGTGGCATGCTGGGCGCTGGGGGACAGTGTGCGATGACAGCTGGGACCTGCGGGACAGTACCGTGGCCTGCTGGGAGCTGGGCTGTGGAAGGGTCCGGTCCCGAGTGGGCAAAACCCACTACGGCCCCGGGACCGGTCCCATCTGGCTGGATGACGTGGGCTGCAAGGGAATCGAGGCCTCCCTGAGTGACTGCCCTGCTGGGGCGTGGGGCCAGCACAACTGTGACCACGAGGAAGACGTGGGGCTCACCTGCACTG GCCACGCCGATGAGGATGATTATCCCCCCTGGACGTGGGATCCCACCTCTGGAGAGGACCTGGCCAAGCTGACCACCACCGCTGGGGTACCTGGACACACGCTCTCCTGGGGCACCACCAAgagcccaggcgccccctctccgGCGACAAGGCGTCTTCCGGACACAG GTAATGAGGACAGTTACGAGCCTTCCTGGACATGGGATACACCTTCTGGAGGGGCTCCTCCCGAGGGGACACCCACCGCAGGCAGACCTGGATCCACTCTTACCACTGCTACCACCCAGAGTCCAGGCCGTCCCTCTTCAGCTCCAAGGATCCGTGGAGACACAG gTTCCCTGAGGAAACTGTGGCCAGACCGTCGGCTGCAGCGTCCCACAGCGGCCAGGACAGCGCCCCCTGCCGCTTCCCCAGCTCCGTCAGCTTCACCAGAGCCCCCTGGCCCACCGGTGACCCTCGACTCTGCGCCTCGGCTCATTCCCGAGGCAGCTTCAAGGCGAGGGGTGACCTCTGACCCTCCTGACACTTCAACACCCAACCCAGACCTGGCCTCGCAGATGAACTCAGACCTCACTCTGACAACCCCTGGCCTCACTCTGTCCACCCCCGAGGGCGCTGTGACTCCAGCGCTTATACCTGATCTTtcacccaccccaccacccacctTGCCCAAAGAACTGACCTCTGACCCCTCTGCACCATCAGTGGTGACCCACCTTTCTTCTACCTCAGAGTTGACTCCAGAATCTGACACAACCCCAAACTTGGGCACAGCTCCATATGCCAACACATTTCCAGATCATTCTAAATCCCCAGACTCCTCCATAAACCCCCACCCTACTGGCACCCCTCATTCCACCTTGACCTCTCAACCCATGACCACGCCTCATTCCGCCACAACCCCACCACTCACTAGGACCCCACAACCCACCACACCCCCTCAACCCACCATATCCCTTCAACCCACCACATCTATTCAACCCACCACAACCCCTCAACCCACCATATCCCTTCAACCCACCACATCTATTCAACCCACCACAACCCCTCATCCCACCATGACCCCTCAGTCCACTGCCTCTCCACCTACCACAACCCCTCACCCTATCACAAATCCTTACCCTGCCACAACCCCTCACCCCACCATGACCCTTCATTCTACCACCTCCACTCACCCCAGCATGACAGCTGACCCTACCTCAACCCCTATGATCACTACCAAGTCCATTCTAACTTCCTCAGGAACAGAACTGTTCTCTCCCACTCCAGCACCAACAGTCAAGTCTAGCCTACACCCCTGGTTGACTTCCACGGGGTCTTCTCATCTCTCTACATCCAAGATGTCAAGCCTAGCTCCTTTTCCAAACTCGGAGTCCAGCCACTCAAGGCCTTCTCCAGCTCCAAGCGTGGACACTCTGTCCACTGACGACTTCGAACCACCAAGAAGCCAGAGCCCCAAACCAAGCCCACCACCCCCACAGACCCCACACTCAGCCTCTGACCCCACAGTGACCTCTGACCTCCACCTGTCTTCCATGGCCCTACCCTTGGGTCAACCTTTCCCTGACCATCTCACCCCAAGGCCAACCCCTGGTCAGAGCCCAGACCCCCTTGGCCCATGTATGGCTCCAACACCACCTGTAAGGGTCATGGCTTGTGAGCCGCCTGCCCTGGTAGAGCTGGTGGCAGCTGTGAGGGAGGTGGGTGGCCAGCTGCAGAGGCTGACCCAGGTCCTGGAGAAGGAACAACAGCAGCGCCAAGCCCTGGGATTGGGGCTGACCCAGTTGGTGGAGGCCACCCGGAACCTAGGGCAACTGGGTGAGGTTGTAAAAAGACTGGCTGAGGGGGCCTGGCCCCCTAGTACCTCTGCACCAGCCACCACCAccccagaggaggaagaaaggcctCTGAGGGGAGATGTGTGA
- the SSC5D gene encoding soluble scavenger receptor cysteine-rich domain-containing protein SSC5D isoform X3, producing the protein MRVLACLIAALMGIQAVERLRLADGPHGCAGRLEVWHSGRWGTVCDDGWDLRDAAVACRELGCGGALAAPGGAFFGEGSGPVWLSELACRGSEGQLGLCPHRGWKAHICSHEEDAGVVCAGQRVANSRDGEDPPSILEEDLWPGPSGELSPGSQEPPVTHAPRQAGTPQNNSRKKSLKPVKQPKSTRAPMLTAGAPRQERLRLVSGPHGCSGRLEVWHGGRWGTVCDDGWDLRDAAVACRELGCGSALAAPGGARFGPGSGPVWMDDVGCGGGEQALRDCPRSPWGRSNCDHSEDAGLVCTGPAPRLRLADGPHGCAGRLEVWHSGRWGTVCDDAWDLRDATVACRELGCGGALAAPGGAFFGEGAGPILLDDLRCRGNETALRFCPTRPWGQHDCHHREDAGAVCDGMPLGYVPPTAPAADSNRSSSQEAVSRPSAPTGSLSLGTADILPPPASPTVPRETGPEAGSPQLRLVAGPSRCSGRLEVWHNGLWGTVCDDSWDLQDSAVVCRELGCGRARQQDPAAGRFGWGAGPIWLDDVGCLGTEASLSECPASPWGKHNCAHNEDVGISCTDTPGLDSISDPFSWSWIPGLGRDPDAWLPGELTTKPPAKLTPSVPEKTTTKAPGKNPKGTKKWVTKNARRLTTQPSVIPTTKHSRVLGTQRPPELTSQTTTTLTTEASRRTVSESTARLSTEAPHRMTSHTTATRTPRAPRERTAKTVATPTTQSPREITSEATVEQIPLASTEPSTETPTQGSPDSSKDPAPSPTGSTARGSGHADEDDYPPWTWDPTSGEDLAKLTTTAGVPGHTLSWGTTKSPGAPSPATRRLPDTGNEDSYEPSWTWDTPSGGAPPEGTPTAGRPGSTLTTATTQSPGRPSSAPRIRGDTGSLRKLWPDRRLQRPTAARTAPPAASPAPSASPEPPGPPVTLDSAPRLIPEAASRRGVTSDPPDTSTPNPDLASQMNSDLTLTTPGLTLSTPEGAVTPALIPDLSPTPPPTLPKELTSDPSAPSVVTHLSSTSELTPESDTTPNLGTAPYANTFPDHSKSPDSSINPHPTGTPHSTLTSQPMTTPHSATTPPLTRTPQPTTPPQPTISLQPTTSIQPTTTPQPTISLQPTTSIQPTTTPHPTMTPQSTASPPTTTPHPITNPYPATTPHPTMTLHSTTSTHPSMTADPTSTPMITTKSILTSSGTELFSPTPAPTVKSSLHPWLTSTGSSHLSTSKMSSLAPFPNSESSHSRPSPAPSVDTLSTDDFEPPRSQSPKPSPPPPQTPHSASDPTVTSDLHLSSMALPLGQPFPDHLTPRPTPGQSPDPLGPCMAPTPPVRVMACEPPALVELVAAVREVGGQLQRLTQVLEKEQQQRQALGLGLTQLVEATRNLGQLGEVVKRLAEGAWPPSTSAPATTTPEEEERPLRGDV; encoded by the exons ATGAGGGTCTTGGCCTGCCTTATCG CGGCTCTGATGGGGATCCAGGCTGTTG AGCGGCTGCGTCTGGCTGACGGCCCCCATGGGTGTGCCGGCCGCCTGGAGGTCTGGCACAGCGGCCGCTGGGGGACCGTGTGCGACGATGGATGGGACCTGCGGGACGCCGCTGTGGCCTGCCGGGAGCTGGGCTGCGGGGGTGCACTGGCCGCCCCTGGAGGTGCCTTTTTCGGGGAGGGCTCGGGGCCTGTGTGGCTGAGTGAGCTGGCCTGCCGGGGCAGCGAGGGACAGCTGGGGCTCTGTCCCCACCGCGGCTGGAAGGCCCACATTTGCTCCCATGAGGAGGACGCGGGCGTCGTTTGTGCAG GTCAGCGAGTGGCCAACTCCAGGGACGGGGAGGATCCGCCTTCCATCCTGGAGGAGGACCTCTGGCCAGGGCCGTCTGGGGAGCTGAGCCCTGGCTCTCAGGAGCCTCCTGTGACCCATG CCCCCCGCCAAGCTGGGACCCCACAGAACAACTCCAGGAAGAAGAGCCTGAAGCCAGTCAAGCAGCCCAAATCCACCAGGGCCCCCATGCTAACGGCTGGAGCTCCCCGACAGG aGCGGCTGCGCCTCGTCTCAGGCCCCCACGGGTGCTCCGGGCGCCTGGAGGTGTGGCACGGCGGCCGCTGGGGGACTGTGTGCGATGACGGATGGGACCTGCGGGACGCTGCTGTCGCCTGCCGGGAGCTGGGCTGCGGGAGCGCACTAGCCGCCCCCGGAGGCGCCAGATTTGGCCCAGGCTCGGGGCCTGTGTGGATGGATGACGTGGGGTGTggaggcggggagcaggctctgcGGGACTGTCCCCGGAGCCCCTGGGGTCGGAGCAACTGTGACCACAGCGAGGACGCAGGGCTGGTCTGCACTG GCCCAGCTCCCCGGCTGCGTCTAGCTGATGGACCCCACGGGTGTGCGGGCCGCCTGGAGGTGTGGCACAGCGGCCGCTGGGGGACGGTGTGCGATGATGCCTGGGACTTGCGGGATGCCACTGTGGCCTGCCGGGAGCTGGGCTGCGGGGGCGCGCTGGCCGCCCCTGGGGGTGCCTTCTTCGGGGAAGGGGCTGGACCCATCCTCCTGGATGACCTTCGATGCCGGGGTAACGAGACAGCCCTGCGATTCTGCCCCACACGGCCCTGGGGCCAGCATGACTGTCACCACCGGGAGGACGCCGGGGCCGTGTGTGATG GTATGCCTCTGGGGTATGTCCCCCCCACGGCCCCAGCAGCAGACAGCAATCGCTCTTCGTCCCAGGAGGCAGTGTCCAGGCCCTCGGCCCCCACAGGGAGCCTGTCCCTAGGCACAGCAGACATCctacctcctcctgcctcccccactgtCCCTCGGGAGACTGGACCGGAAGCTG GGTCCCCCCAGCTGCGCCTGGTGGCAGGACCCAGCAGGTGTTCGGGCCGGCTGGAGGTGTGGCACAATGGACTCTGGGGGACGGTGTGTGATGACAGCTGGGACCTGCAGGACTCAGCCGTGGTCTGCCGGGAGCTGGGCTGTGGCAGAGCTCGGCAGCAGGACCCTGCAGCTGGCCGCTTTGGCTGGGGGGCTGGCCCCATCTGGCTGGATGACGTGGGGTGCTTGGGGACCGAGGCCTCACTCTCAGAATGCCCCGCTTCGCCCTGGGGGAAGCACAACTGTGCTCACAATGAAGATGTTGGAATCTCCTGCACTG ACACTCCTGGCCTGGACTCCATCTCAGACCCCTTCAGCTGGAGCTGGATCCCTGGCCTGGGTAGAGATCCGGATGCCTGGCTCCCTGGGGAGCTGACAACCAAGCCCCCAGCAAAGCTGACCCCCAGTGTTCCTGAGAAAACCACCACCAAAGCCCCAGGGAAAAACCCCAAGGGTACTAAGAAGTGGGTGACCAAAAATGCAAGGAGACTGACCACTCAGCCCTCCGTGATTCCAACCACTAAacactccagggtcctgggcacCCAGAGGCCACCTGAACTGACCTCACAGACCACCACGACCCTGACCACTGAGGCCTCCCGAAGAACAGTTTCTGAGTCTACCGCCAGGTTGAGCACTGAAGCCCCCCACAGGATGACCTCACATACTACTGCAACACGGACTCCCCGGGCCCCCCGAGAACGGACTGCCAAGACCGTGGCAACACCGACCACTCAAAGCCCCCGAGAAATAACCTCTGAGGCCACAGTGGAGCAAATCCCTCTGGCCTCCACGGAGCCATCCACTGAGACCCCAACACAAGGTTCTCCAGACTCTTCCAAagacccagccccctcccccactgggaGCACCGCTAGGGGATCAG GCCACGCCGATGAGGATGATTATCCCCCCTGGACGTGGGATCCCACCTCTGGAGAGGACCTGGCCAAGCTGACCACCACCGCTGGGGTACCTGGACACACGCTCTCCTGGGGCACCACCAAgagcccaggcgccccctctccgGCGACAAGGCGTCTTCCGGACACAG GTAATGAGGACAGTTACGAGCCTTCCTGGACATGGGATACACCTTCTGGAGGGGCTCCTCCCGAGGGGACACCCACCGCAGGCAGACCTGGATCCACTCTTACCACTGCTACCACCCAGAGTCCAGGCCGTCCCTCTTCAGCTCCAAGGATCCGTGGAGACACAG gTTCCCTGAGGAAACTGTGGCCAGACCGTCGGCTGCAGCGTCCCACAGCGGCCAGGACAGCGCCCCCTGCCGCTTCCCCAGCTCCGTCAGCTTCACCAGAGCCCCCTGGCCCACCGGTGACCCTCGACTCTGCGCCTCGGCTCATTCCCGAGGCAGCTTCAAGGCGAGGGGTGACCTCTGACCCTCCTGACACTTCAACACCCAACCCAGACCTGGCCTCGCAGATGAACTCAGACCTCACTCTGACAACCCCTGGCCTCACTCTGTCCACCCCCGAGGGCGCTGTGACTCCAGCGCTTATACCTGATCTTtcacccaccccaccacccacctTGCCCAAAGAACTGACCTCTGACCCCTCTGCACCATCAGTGGTGACCCACCTTTCTTCTACCTCAGAGTTGACTCCAGAATCTGACACAACCCCAAACTTGGGCACAGCTCCATATGCCAACACATTTCCAGATCATTCTAAATCCCCAGACTCCTCCATAAACCCCCACCCTACTGGCACCCCTCATTCCACCTTGACCTCTCAACCCATGACCACGCCTCATTCCGCCACAACCCCACCACTCACTAGGACCCCACAACCCACCACACCCCCTCAACCCACCATATCCCTTCAACCCACCACATCTATTCAACCCACCACAACCCCTCAACCCACCATATCCCTTCAACCCACCACATCTATTCAACCCACCACAACCCCTCATCCCACCATGACCCCTCAGTCCACTGCCTCTCCACCTACCACAACCCCTCACCCTATCACAAATCCTTACCCTGCCACAACCCCTCACCCCACCATGACCCTTCATTCTACCACCTCCACTCACCCCAGCATGACAGCTGACCCTACCTCAACCCCTATGATCACTACCAAGTCCATTCTAACTTCCTCAGGAACAGAACTGTTCTCTCCCACTCCAGCACCAACAGTCAAGTCTAGCCTACACCCCTGGTTGACTTCCACGGGGTCTTCTCATCTCTCTACATCCAAGATGTCAAGCCTAGCTCCTTTTCCAAACTCGGAGTCCAGCCACTCAAGGCCTTCTCCAGCTCCAAGCGTGGACACTCTGTCCACTGACGACTTCGAACCACCAAGAAGCCAGAGCCCCAAACCAAGCCCACCACCCCCACAGACCCCACACTCAGCCTCTGACCCCACAGTGACCTCTGACCTCCACCTGTCTTCCATGGCCCTACCCTTGGGTCAACCTTTCCCTGACCATCTCACCCCAAGGCCAACCCCTGGTCAGAGCCCAGACCCCCTTGGCCCATGTATGGCTCCAACACCACCTGTAAGGGTCATGGCTTGTGAGCCGCCTGCCCTGGTAGAGCTGGTGGCAGCTGTGAGGGAGGTGGGTGGCCAGCTGCAGAGGCTGACCCAGGTCCTGGAGAAGGAACAACAGCAGCGCCAAGCCCTGGGATTGGGGCTGACCCAGTTGGTGGAGGCCACCCGGAACCTAGGGCAACTGGGTGAGGTTGTAAAAAGACTGGCTGAGGGGGCCTGGCCCCCTAGTACCTCTGCACCAGCCACCACCAccccagaggaggaagaaaggcctCTGAGGGGAGATGTGTGA